CCGGGGGACTGGCTCCCGCGACAACAAAGACCGCCGCCGCGAAAGCGCCCCAATCACCCAAAAATCGCGGGCGCCTATACCCCAAGCACAGCCCCGCCCCGCACGTTCAACGCCCGCCAACGTGGCTTGGCCTTCCAGGCTGAGGCAGCATCAGCGCCGGGTTCGAACGCCCCATTGATGCCGTGAACACAGCCTCGGCTTCCCAAAGCGAGACCATCCTTTCTTCATCCATGTCCATTCGCGTTAATTCGCGGTTCAACTAACTTTCGTTTCGGCCAACGGCGGCTCCAAGCGAATTCGGGCGCATTCGTTGCGCGGCCCGACGCGCGCGCCGTACAATGCGCCGGTGCATTTTCCCGCCCGATGAAAGGATCCCCGCATGCAAGACGGACTGCGCGTCACCGTTTGGAACGAAGGCGTTCACGAGAAGATTAACCCCAAGGTCTCGGCCATCTACCCCGAAGGGCTCGGCCGCCAGCTCGCCAGATACCTCGAGACCGTCCCCGGCATCGCCTCGGTGCGCGTCGCCGAGCTGGATCACCCCGAACACGGTCTGACCGACGGCGTGTTGGAATCAACGGATGTCATGACCTGGTGGGGACACAAGGCCCACGGCGACGTGGACGACGCCATTGTCGCAAAGGTCCACGAGCGCGTCGTGCAGCATGGCATGGGCCTCATCGTGCTCCACAGCGGCCACCACTCCAAGATCTTCAAGCGCCTCATGGGCACGTCCTGCGACCTGAAATGGCGCGAATACAACGATCGCGGCGAAAAGGAACGGCTCTGGGTCGTCGATCCGGCGCACCCCATCGTCGACGGCGTCCCCGAGATGTTCGAACTGGAGCTGGCCGAGATGTACGGCGAACACTTCGACATCCCCCAGCCCGACCAGCAGGTCCTCATCAGCTGGTTCCAGGGCGGCGAAGTCTTCCGCAGCGGCTGCTGCTGGCATCGCGGCCTCGGCAAGGTCTTCTACTTCCGGCCCGGCCACGAAACCCTCCCGATCTACCACGACGCCACCATCCTGCGCGTCATTGGCAACGGCGTACGCTGGGCGGCGCCCACGCGCGTCGCGGGCGGTATCCACCGCGGCAACGCACAGCCGCTCGAAAAAATGGAGTAGACCCCATGTCACGCGCGATTACTATCCTGCTGGCCGCATGCCTCGCCCTCCCGATCCTCGCCGCCGATCTCTCGCTCGCGCGGAAGGCCGATATCTTCCAACACGACATGGAGTCGCGCTTTCTCCTGGAGGGCCAGGCGCTCTGCAAACTGAAACTGCCGGACGCCTCGCGCGACTTCATCGACTACAACATGCCCGACAACGCCTACATGACGGGGATGTACCTCGGCGCACTCTGCATGAAGTACCGCGTCACCAACGACCCCAGCGACAAGGCGGACGCCCTCGCTTCCCTCGCGGCGCTCGACAAAATCTGCACCGCCAGCGGCGTCCCCGGCCTCTGGAGCCGCGCCTTCTGGCCCATCGACAAGCCCCTCGCCGACGACGGCGTCTGGCGCCCCACCCCGGACGGCCAATACCGCTGGCGCGGCGACGTGAGCACCGATCAGGTGGACGGCGTGCTCTTCGGATTCTCCTGGGCCTACGACACCATCGCGGGCGATCCGGAAAAGGCCATGATCCGCAAGAACGTCACGGATCTCGTCGAGTACATCCTGAAAAACGACCTGGTCATCATCGGATTCGACGGAAAGCCGACCCAGTGGGGCAAGTACAACCTGAAATACGTCCGCTCCCAGGAGCGCATGAACGCGCTGCTGTGGCTCCAGGCCCTCAAGATCGCCGCGCACGTCACCGGCGAGCCGCGCTACGCGGATCTCTACCGCGAATGGGCGCTGGACCAGGGCTACGCCGAGGTCGCGATCATGGCGCGGCACAACCTCGACCCGCAGGGCCGCGGCGTGAACCACTCGGACGACGTCCTCCAGTTTCTCGCCTACGAACCGCTGCTCCGCCTCGAAGAGGATCCCGAAATCCGCGCCTTCTACGAAAAGAGCCTCGCGCGATCCTGGAATGGAAGCGATGGACACCCCGGCGTGGCCCCCGAAGGCAACCCCTTCTTCACCTACGTGGCCGCGAAATACCTGGGCGACGAATCCCGGCTCGCGGACGCGCGCAATACGCTGGCCTGGTTCCCCTTCGACCTGAAATGGAACCGCGACACCATCGCGCGCTACGCCGACGCCTTCGGTTTTACCCCCAACTTCGCGCCGAAAAGCCCGCCCCACACCGCCGGGGAGGCCGTGCCGATCGATCGCCGCGAAAAATCGTGGTCGGCGCTCGTGATGAACCCCTACCGCCCCGCCGTCGAGAACCGCGCGCAGGACGGCCCCGTGGAGTACAACGGGCACGATTACCTGCTCGGCTATTGGACCGGACGCCACTACGGCTACCTGTCCGGCGCGGATTGAGCCGGTTCGGGGGGGCGCGTCGCGGCTCGTACGCCGGCTGCGCCCGCCCCCGTCAGCCCTCGAAATGGGGATACAGTTTCTTTTCCAGCTTCCGCATGTACTTCAGCAGCTTGTAGCTGTCGCTCGCGCATTGCGGGTTGCGCCAGCGGTCGCTGTGAAAATACACCGCGCAGAAGTAGTAGGCGCGCGCGTAGTCGTGCTCCTTCACGTAGTGGTGCACCAGGTATTCGAAGGCCACCGGCCACGGAATGCCTTCCGCAACCAACCGCTCGAAATGCGCCACCTGCGTCACCCGGTCCGGGCAGTTCGCCGCGTCCCGGATCTGTTGCTGCCAGTACGTGTCGTTGGCCACCGGCGGATACGCCGCCCGCGCCCGCTCGTAGTGGTCCCGGCAATACTCAAAGTGCAGCGTCCGCTCGCGGTACCACGTCCGGGGCCGCGGCATGGTCGATACTTCCGGCAGCGCCAGCGGAGCCAGCGTAATCTCCCCGCCGCACGAGGTGCACTGGCCCGCCTGGCCCAGGTACTGTTCCGGCGCCTGCCGGACCGACCGGCAATGGGGGCACGTAAACAGAAAATGAAACGGCGCGAGGGGCTCTTGATTCAGGGTCATGCTCATAACGTCTCTCCGCCACGATGTTGTGGACCTGGCCTTGGGGGCGCAAGTCCGGCGCCAGAATTACGGCGCAATGCAACCCCTTGACAGCGGGGTGCTTACCTTCGATACCATCCAATGCGCGCCGTTATTCACTGGTCGGATTCGCCACAATGTGGCAATTCCGGCGCGCTGCCGAACCCGTTCGACCGATCATTAAACCGAGCCGACGGGACGGCGCTACTATGCCGGCCAACAGTTGCGTTTCCCTGCACCGCCATTCCGCGGCGCTGGAACCTGTCGCCTGGACGCCCCGCCTTTGGGGCATTCATGACATGTAGTTCCGCGAAACGGCCGATTTCTTCCCGGGAGGGCGAAAGTTCTTGTTCAGGACTTCACTTCCGACCGCGCCCAATTCTTGAAATCGCTCCAATCCGACGCCATGCGTCACCGCCCTGGAATCACTCGAGTGGAGACCACACGCGAACCCGTTGCCGGCCCGTGACCCGATCGAAAACGCGAAAATCCGCCACTTCACGACCGGTCAGTCAAGGATAATATCCCCATTTCGCGCTTCAAGTTTCATCCCGTACTGCCCGTAGCGCGGGTAGCCGCGCCATTCCGACTTCCGCCGGCCCAGAATGCGCCCGTCCAGTGGTATCGCGCTGTCCACCGCGCCCTGCTCCACCGCAATGTCGAGCGCCGCATACGTCGCTTCCCCGAGAACCACGCTCAAGTCCCCATCCTCCACCAGCACCCGGTGATCGCCCGCAATGCCGCCCGTGGCCAGAATGCGCACATTCCCCAGGCTGTTCCGCACGTTTACCGCGCCCCCCGGGCGATCGATCACCGTATTCCCCTGGAGGCACGCGACATCGATATCGCCCTGAACCGCCTCAAACACCGTATCGCCGTAACGGGCGTTCGCCGTTACCTGGCCGGAACCGCCCGACACCCGGATACTCCCATTCTTGTTCGTGAGCGCAAGCGGGCCTTGCGCGCGGGCGGCGCTGATCGCGCCGTTGCTCTGCTCGATGGTCACCGCACCGGCGCTCTCGGTCACCTGCGTGTGGCCATCTTCCGCCAGCACGGTCACCGGAAGGTTCCGCGGGTACTCGATCTTCAGAAGCACCCGGTACTCGCTGCACTGCAGCGCCTCCATGTCCCCCGTCAGCAGCGTCCGCACGATTAGACGGTCCGCGTCCTTCTGGATGCGCAGCGGCAGCGCGTCCAGCGCCGCCGGCGCCTTCGACGCCGACGGGACCCACACGATCGGGTTGGCCGATATATGCACCCCCGGCTCGTCCGTCCCGATAAGCTGGATGTCCCCCCGGATAGCCTCGATCTGGATCCGCGTATACGGCGTCACCGTCTCGTGCCGGCTGATTGGCTCGCTGAACGGCTTGTCGCCGCTCCGCGCGGTCGCCGGAACCTCGCCCGAGCTCCCCTCATACGCGATCTCGATGCCGCCAAACGTCGCGCTCAGGTCGATCCGCTGCCGCGCGTCCGGGCTCCCGTGGCGCGCCAGAATCCGCCGCCCGCGCTCGCTCCGCGTCACCGGAAGCTCGGAATCCACGCTGCCGTATACCGCGCTCGCCGTCAGGTCCGGCGTACTCCCGGCCGGTAGCACCAACCGGATCGGACCGCTCTCGGCCACCACATCAATCTCGGCCTCCGGCTGAAGCGCCTCAAGCGTAATGCGGCCCCCGAAACTGTTCACCCGGAGCGCGCCCCCGAAATCCGCAAAAAGCGCCTGGCTCCCGTGCAGCTGAAACAGGCCCCCCAGTTTCAAGCCCTGCGCGCGCAGCGGAAACTCGCCACGCGCCCGAACCTGAACCGCGCCCCCCAGGTTGTTCAAATCGACGATGCCGTACTGCGACTCCAGCGCAACGCGGCCCCCGGCCCCCCGCACATAGGTGTCCCCAAAGTAATTGTCCACCGCCAGGTCGGCCCCCCGCGGGATCGTGACATAGAGGTTCACCTGCATCGACGCCGCCCCCATGTCCAGGTGCCGATCCGGCAGCACGGGCTGCACCTGCACCAGGCCGTCATCCTGCGTCACGTTGACGCTGATCGAACGCGAGATCTCCTGCGCAACGCTCGCCGACTCCGCCCCCACAATTACCTTCGCATTGACCTGAACCACCCGCTCGTCCCACGCGTCCACGTGGATCTCCGCAAATTCATTCGATATGGCGACCAGCGGGCTCGGCCCAACCTCCCGCCGCTCGTGAAAGTCCCGCTCTTCCGTGTGCGCGGCCGGCGTATCCCCGTCCAGCGCCATACCCGGGCCAAACAGGTCCTCGGCGGTTTCACCCACACGGCGCATACCCCGCCCGATGTTGTCCAGCCAGGATTGCGTCTTTTCAAGCAAGCCCCGGCTCGGTTCCGCGGGCTGGGCCATCGCGCCGCCGGCGGCCAACGCCAGCAGCAGGGCCAGGCAGATTCGTATACGTATCATGAAGTCTTCCGGTTGCGTCCGATGAAACCCGGGAAGCGCGCCCGCCGCGGGCAGCCCGGAAGGCGTATGCGGCGCCAGGGAGGTGGGGGGCGCCTCGCCCGGTTCTGCCCGCCCAGTATAACAACGCCCGCAAACGAAATACACGGCCCCACCAAAACCACCCCGCACAAGCGGCACAAAGGAGGTTGGGCATTCCCGCCAGCGAAACCTGGACCACCCCAGTAAAACAGCGGAAGCCGGCGTTGGCTGAAAGTCCGCCGCAGGCGGATTGGGCATCTTGCCTGACCCATCAGAAGCCCTACGCCACCACACCCGCGACTTTGGCCGAAAGAAAGGCGCAATCCCGACACGTGCCACGCGATGGCGCCCCAGCGCCTTCGTGTGCCAGGAGCGCCACCAACCGACCCCCGCCAACACCGCCCCAACCGAGCGGCACAAACCAGATTGGGCATCTTGCCTGACCCAACAGAAGCCCTACGCCACCACACCC
The genomic region above belongs to Candidatus Hydrogenedentota bacterium and contains:
- a CDS encoding ThuA domain-containing protein gives rise to the protein MQDGLRVTVWNEGVHEKINPKVSAIYPEGLGRQLARYLETVPGIASVRVAELDHPEHGLTDGVLESTDVMTWWGHKAHGDVDDAIVAKVHERVVQHGMGLIVLHSGHHSKIFKRLMGTSCDLKWREYNDRGEKERLWVVDPAHPIVDGVPEMFELELAEMYGEHFDIPQPDQQVLISWFQGGEVFRSGCCWHRGLGKVFYFRPGHETLPIYHDATILRVIGNGVRWAAPTRVAGGIHRGNAQPLEKME